In Gadus chalcogrammus isolate NIFS_2021 chromosome 13, NIFS_Gcha_1.0, whole genome shotgun sequence, a single genomic region encodes these proteins:
- the rdh5 gene encoding retinol dehydrogenase 5 isoform X2: protein MITECLYDLLGENALLYVSATFVVLWIVGWLYRDSLVIENVTEKYVFVTGCDSGFGNLLCRKLDGKGFRVLAACLTEKGADDLKRVSGPHLKTVLLNVTCLDSIQKAMEWTKKEVGDKGLWGIVNNAGYSLPMGPTEWMKVEDFHKTLNVNLNGVIAMTVAFLPLVKLARGRVVNIASVLGRVAANGGGYCISKFAVEAFSDCLRRDIHYFGVNVCIIEPGFFKTAVTSLDPIEKELHRLWNQLSPEVQASYGDKYLDKYINIQRLIMNGICDKDLAKVTNCMEHSLTAAYPRTRYSAGWDAKLLWIPLSYMPACVVDIGLKLVMPRPSKSV from the exons ATGATTACAGAGTGTCTCTATGACCTTCTAGG GGAGAATGCACTGCTGTACGTCTCGGCCACCTTTGTGGTTCTGTGGATCGTGGGCTGGCTCTACCGAGACAGCCTGGTGATTGAAAACGTCACTGAAAAGTATGTCTTTGTGACGGGCTGCGACTCTGGGTTTGGGAACCTACTTTGCCGCAAGCTAGACGGTAAGGGTTTCCGGGTGCTGGCGGCCTGTCTGACGGAGAAGGGTGCCGATGACCTGAAGAGGGTGTCAGGACCTCACCTTAAAACGGTCCTACTGAATGTGACCTGTCTGGACAGCATTCAGAAAGCAATGGAGTGGACCAAAAAGGAGGTTGGCGATAAGG GTCTATGGGGCATTGTGAACAATGCAGGGTACTCTCTGCCTATGGGCCCCACAGAGTGGATGAAAGTGGAGGACTTCCACAAAACGCTGAACGTCAATTTGAATGGAGTGATAGCCATGACCGTGGCCTTCCTGCCGCTTGTCAAGCTGGCCCGGGGCAGGGTCGTGAACATAGCATCGGTCCTGGGTCGGGTCGCTGCCAACGGCGGTGGATACTGCATCTCCAAGTTTGCCGTAGAGGCCTTCTCCGACTGCCTCAG GAGGGACATACACTACTTTGGAGTCAACGTTTGCATCATTGAGCCGGGGTTCTTCAAGACAGCCGTGACCAGCCTTGATCCCATAGAGAAGGAGCTGCATCGTCTGTGGAACCAGCTCAGCCCTGAGGTTCAGGCCAGCTATGGAGACAAGTACCTTGATAAGT ATATCAACATCCAGCGTTTGATTATGAATGGCATCTGTGACAAGGACCTAGCCAAAGTGACCAACTGCATGGAACATTCCCTGACAGCTGCCTATCCCCGAACCCGATACAGCGCCGGCTGGGATGCCAAGCTCCTCTGGATTCCACTGTCCTATATGCCTGCCTGTGTGGTGGACATTGGGCTGAAGTTGGTTATGCCACGGCCTTCAAAGAGTGTGTAA
- the rdh5 gene encoding retinol dehydrogenase 5 isoform X1: MITECLYDLLGENALLYVSATFVVLWIVGWLYRDSLVIENVTEKYVFVTGCDSGFGNLLCRKLDGKGFRVLAACLTEKGADDLKRVSGPHLKTVLLNVTCLDSIQKAMEWTKKEVGDKGLWGIVNNAGYSLPMGPTEWMKVEDFHKTLNVNLNGVIAMTVAFLPLVKLARGRVVNIASVLGRVAANGGGYCISKFAVEAFSDCLRSALHHHQRQSVCVHTAPVYFIICSVLLSIRRDIHYFGVNVCIIEPGFFKTAVTSLDPIEKELHRLWNQLSPEVQASYGDKYLDKYINIQRLIMNGICDKDLAKVTNCMEHSLTAAYPRTRYSAGWDAKLLWIPLSYMPACVVDIGLKLVMPRPSKSV, encoded by the exons ATGATTACAGAGTGTCTCTATGACCTTCTAGG GGAGAATGCACTGCTGTACGTCTCGGCCACCTTTGTGGTTCTGTGGATCGTGGGCTGGCTCTACCGAGACAGCCTGGTGATTGAAAACGTCACTGAAAAGTATGTCTTTGTGACGGGCTGCGACTCTGGGTTTGGGAACCTACTTTGCCGCAAGCTAGACGGTAAGGGTTTCCGGGTGCTGGCGGCCTGTCTGACGGAGAAGGGTGCCGATGACCTGAAGAGGGTGTCAGGACCTCACCTTAAAACGGTCCTACTGAATGTGACCTGTCTGGACAGCATTCAGAAAGCAATGGAGTGGACCAAAAAGGAGGTTGGCGATAAGG GTCTATGGGGCATTGTGAACAATGCAGGGTACTCTCTGCCTATGGGCCCCACAGAGTGGATGAAAGTGGAGGACTTCCACAAAACGCTGAACGTCAATTTGAATGGAGTGATAGCCATGACCGTGGCCTTCCTGCCGCTTGTCAAGCTGGCCCGGGGCAGGGTCGTGAACATAGCATCGGTCCTGGGTCGGGTCGCTGCCAACGGCGGTGGATACTGCATCTCCAAGTTTGCCGTAGAGGCCTTCTCCGACTGCCTCAGGTCTGCCCTCCATCATCATCaaaggcagagtgtgtgtgtgcatactgcACCAGTCTACTTCATTATCTGCTCTGTTCTTCTGTCTATTAGGAGGGACATACACTACTTTGGAGTCAACGTTTGCATCATTGAGCCGGGGTTCTTCAAGACAGCCGTGACCAGCCTTGATCCCATAGAGAAGGAGCTGCATCGTCTGTGGAACCAGCTCAGCCCTGAGGTTCAGGCCAGCTATGGAGACAAGTACCTTGATAAGT ATATCAACATCCAGCGTTTGATTATGAATGGCATCTGTGACAAGGACCTAGCCAAAGTGACCAACTGCATGGAACATTCCCTGACAGCTGCCTATCCCCGAACCCGATACAGCGCCGGCTGGGATGCCAAGCTCCTCTGGATTCCACTGTCCTATATGCCTGCCTGTGTGGTGGACATTGGGCTGAAGTTGGTTATGCCACGGCCTTCAAAGAGTGTGTAA